The sequence below is a genomic window from Methanobrevibacter sp..
CGAAAACATTGCCACTGATGATTTGAGAAAATATCTCTCAGATTATAAAAATCAGAGCAATGTATCCAAATCGACAATTGATAATATAAGACGTGTGTTGTCCAGTTTTTTCAGCTGGCTTGAGGATGAGGATTACATTGTTAAAAATCCGGTAAGAAGGATTCACAGGATTAAAACTAAAAACGCCGTTAAGGAGGTCTTAAGTGATGAGAATTTTGAAGTCTTAAGGGATAACTGCAATAACCTCAGAGACTTGGCAATCATTGAACTTTTAGCATCAACAGGTATACGTGTAGGCGAACTTGTAAACTTGAATATCAATGATGTTTCATTTAATGAAAGAGAGTGTCTTGTATTAGGCAAAGGTGAATCTGAACGTATTGTTTATTTTGATGCAAAAACGAAAATTCACCTGCAAAAATACTTGGAGTCTAGAGATGATGATAATCCTGCTCTTTTCGTATCCCTCAGAAAACCTCATAACAGGATTGGAATAATTGGAGTTGAGAAAAGAATGCGCAAACTTGGCCGTGTTTCCAACATTAAAAAAGTACATCCTCATAAGTTTAGAAGAACAATGGCAACCAAGGCAATAGATAAGGGAATGCCGATCGAACAGGTTCAAAGATTATTGGGGCATGTGCAGATTGACACCACAATGCAATACGCCATGGTAAATCAGAGCAATGTAAAAATAGCTCACAAGAAATTCATCGGATGATGCCATTTGGAAGATATTTTTACTATTATCTTCCATTAATAGGCAGGTTTATTAATATATCAGTTTATAGGCTCTCAAATGATTAATGAATATTTTAAAATTTAAAACAAGATTCAAAATTATTTATTTTAAAGTTTTAAACTATTTTTTCATGTTAGATTAGTTTATCATTTGTTAGGAAATCTAAGAGATTAATGTGTTTTACTCCATCACGAGACCTGTCAAATTGATCCATTGTTATTATGTATTTCGGATAATGATCTTTGATTTTTGAAAATGGTCTGAATTCTCTTTCAATTGTTTCATCGTTTTCAAGTATGTAACTTACTTGTATGTATATTGTCTGTTTGTGTTTTCTGCATACGAAGTCTACTTCATAGTTTTTTGTTTTTCCGATTGTTATTTTCCATCCTCTTCTTAAAAACTCAAAATAGACAATGTTTTCCATTACTCTTCCTATGTTGTCAATGTTTCCTTTAGCTTTTGCTTCACAAAAACCATGATCGGTTACATAGTATTTTTCATTGAATTTTAATATGCTTTTACCTTCTAAATCCTCTCTTTTTACTTTTTTTATAAAGCAGGCATTTTCCAGGTATTTTAGGTAGTTTGTTATGGTTTTGTTTGAGATTTTGATGTTCATTTCTTCTTTGTAGTATTCTGCAATGCTTGAAGCGGAGAATATGTTTCCAATATTGTCGAAAATGAATGTTGTTAGTCTTTCGAGGATGTCAATGTCTCTTATTTGGTATCTTTTGACAATGTCTTTATAGAAAATTGAGTTAAATAAATCATCAAGGTAGTTTATTTTTTGTGTATCTTCAAGTAGGAATGTCTGAGGCATTCCGCCATATTGGAGATATTCATTGAACATGTCTAAACTGCTGGATTTCTGATGGAAGTCGAGAAATTCCTGATATGAGAAGGGGTACATTTTTATTTCATAATATCTTCCGGTCAGGTGTGTTGCCAATTCCCCTGATAATAGATTGGAGTTTGAACCTGTGATATAAATGTCACAGTCGTAATCTATTTTATATCCTGCAATTGAACGTTCCCATTTTCCTACATTTTGGATTTCATCAAAAAATAGATATACTTTTCCTTTTTTATTTTTAATGGATTTTTCAACTATTTTGTCCAGTTCATTATTATTGTTGATGTTTTTGTATTTTTTACTGTCGAAATTAATGATTATTATATTATGTTCTTTTACTCCTCTTTTGAGGAGTTCTTCTTTAATCAATCCTAACATATATGATTTGCCGCATCTTCTGATTCCAGTAATTACTTTGATTAACTCATTATCGATTAATGGAATAATTTCTTTCATGTATAAATCTCTTTGAACCATAACAATAGTATATTTTTTTAGGTATATAAGACTAACTTTTTGAATTTTTTAAAATTTTAGTTTTATAATACTGACTTTTTATTTTTTTTCTGAAAATTAGGTTCATAAATATAATTTTTTAGTCTATTTTCACAATCAATCGATAGGTTTATTAATATCAGTTTATCGTCCTTTAGATGTTTGGATCTTGTCTGTTGGTGGTATGTTTTTTTCATCCCTACTTGCTATAAGTTTATATTGTTGTTGATACAAAAATTAAAATATATTTTAATATTTATTAAAATATTTTTAATCGATGGTTTTAGGAGGTGGAAATTATAAGAAAAGCCTTTGAATTAATGTTTATGGCATTATTGCTATCATTCGTATTAATTTCATGCGTTTCAGCTCAAGAAAACACAACCGATTCAAACCAGACCAGCATGGATGCTGATGACATGCTCAGTTTGGATAATCAGCAAACAGAACTAACCATTGAGCCGGACACTCCGGATCTGGTCATCAACATGACACAGGACAACTACAAGAATTACATTAAAAGAGGAATGTTAAAAAATAATTATGCAAATGCCAAAATATTCATAACAGAGGATATGGAGGACTGCGGAGTTTTCAACATCATGGCAGACAATGTCATCATCAATGGAAATAACCATACATTAAAAAACATTGCATTCTGTATCTGGGCAAATAATGTGACATTAAACAATTTCACATTAGTCGAAACTACAGGTTTAGAGGACAATGATTATGCGGCAATTGAATTGTGGAAAGCAAGCAATACAAAAATCTGCAATGTAAATATTGATTACAACGCTTCCCGCAATAGCGATGCATATGGAATATTTTCACAAGGCACCAAATATGACATGATCAACAATCTGACTGTCGTAAACTGCACAATAAACTTCAGAAGCGACAACCGTGGAGAAGGCCGTGCATTTGCCGTCAGACTGGAATACTCACCGAACGCATTGTTTTTAAACAATACGATTAATGCGGAACTGCCTTTGCGTACAGTTGCATTCCAGTCAACAACAGCGGTTCTTGAATCCGAATTCGCACTGGCAGTCGGAATTAGCAACTGCAACAATCTGACATTCACTGATAATGTTATTAATGCCAATGTTAATGTCCGTCCCGAATGTGCCTATCCGACACTTGACAGTGTATTCATCTGCGATTCACATGACTGCAATATTACAAACAATAGGATTACTTTAAAGGATGACATCACGTATAAGGACGAGGCCAACTACCTCTATGCCTTCGACATATACCGTGCAGACAATATGCTTATTGAAGGAAACGACATTCATGTTGAAACCAAGGGAGGAGCATTTGCAGCGGGAACAGCATATCCTATACAACTGACCGGACCTGCCAGCGACGTACTCATAAAATACAATGAGATATACACCAAAAGCAACGGCCCGAACATCGGAATATACTCCCACAACTTCAACGGCGACAACTACATTACGATTTTAAACAATCATATTAATGTTACTGGAAGGGCGGGAAACCACAGCTGGGCACTGGTTGCAGGAATAGAGTCACAGGACAACAATGACATCATAATGAACAACCTCATTGAAGTTCACAACATCCAGGCCGTTGGAAAGGAAGATAACATCTATGGAATTTCATATTCACAGAAAACCGACAGCACACACTCCTACAGGGTAGTCAACAATACCGTAATAAGTGACGGATACTACGTATCACACATGCTTGACGCTGACAATACCACAGTAACAAACAATACGCTGGTTAGAACAGACAAGTATGCCGACACCAATTATGATCCGTTCAAACGTGGGGATTCAATCGGTGCCGATACTGATGCAGCTAAAAACAATTACTTTTCCGGAAACCGTGTAATAACAATATTTGAGTATGACTTGGAACGCCAAAGCAATGAAATCGACGGCGGCGATGAATTCAACTATGTACCGCCTGAAAACGTGAACGGTTATACGAACGTTATAAATGGAAGCGGTATTGCTCCTCAAAAGCCTGGTTTTCCTGGAGGAAATCCTTTGATATCCGGCGGTGATGGTACCGGAGCATTCAACACAGGTGGGAATAATGCTGGTGGATTCACCACACCCGACAGTGCCGACGGAGACAACGGATACAACGGTCTTCCTGACCTGAGCGGAGATGATGGTAAAAGCCTGTCAACCAAACGCAACCTTGGCGGTGAGGAGAATGTTCAAAACTCATTCAGCAACGAGGGAACAACAAGCAACTCATATAACAGCAACATGATTGTGCCGAACCAGAATTCGACCGCAACTGATCCAAGTGTTGAGGGTGTTTCATCAAGCGGAAGTTCAAAGTCATCCGGTTCATCTTCAGCAGGTGCTGCCGGAAGCAGCGGTGCATCACAGGATACCAGTAAAGCCTATGAGATAACAAAAAATATTGTTGAGGATTCAGATTCCATGATTAAGTTCATTGGTCTGGCGGTTGTCTGTGAGATACTGCTTGTAATCGGTTACAAACGCAGAGAAAACGAAGAATACTAAAAAAAGATTAGCTACTTGAATGTAGTTAATCATTTTATCTTATTTTATTGAAATTGAATTATTATGCCAACACTTGAAATTCAATTCTTATGAACCTCATTTTTTTAATGAATAATATAATTAAGTTCTGTACTAAAAAAAGATTATGGGTGATGGTTTTAGATTTGTGTTTTACTTTTTAACCGTAATGGTGTTTGTGTTTTTCTGTTTGCCGTAGGTGGTTATGATTTTATATTTTCCTGCCTTCAGGTTTTTGATTTTGATTTTTGCTATTCCTTTCTTGTTGGTTTTTGCCTTGTACTTTTTGCCTTTGATTTTGAATGTTATTTTCTTGTTTTTTAGTGGTTTGCCGTTTTTGTTTAGGAGTTTGGCAGTGTAGGTTAGTGTTTTTCCTTTTTTGATTTTCTTGTTTTTGGTAATTAGTGTTGGTTTTACTGTAATCTTGTTGGATGCTTTAACGTTTTTGTATGTGGCGGTTATTGTGTATTTTCCTGCTTTGAGGCTGAGTTTTAATGTGGCATAACCATTATTATCTGTTTTTATTTTGACTGTGTTTTTGTTGATGGTTACTGTTATGATTTCATTTTTAACCGGTTGGTTGTTGTTGGTAAGCCTTATTTTGTAGTATTTTGTGGCTCCGTAGTATTGTGTGATGTCGGTGTTTCCGGTTATTTTGTAGCTGTCCTTGTTTACTTTAAAGCTTCCGGTGGTGTTTGTGGAGTATAATATATTGTTTTCCGGATATGTTGCAGTATATGTGTATGTTCCGGTCTGGAATTCGCCAAGGTTTCTTGACCCTGCACCATTGGTTATTATGATTTTATAATAGTTGCCGTTTATTTCCAATACGATTTCTCCGTTTAATTTGTTGTTGTTGGAGTCTGTTAGTGTTGCATATACCAGTAGGTCATCTGCCTGGTTAATGTTTTGAATATTTACTTTTATTTGTGTGAGTGTTTTAACTGTTATGTTTTTGGTTATTGTTGCGTTTTGATATGTTGCTTTAATGGTGTATGTTCCTGTTTGTGTGTTTATTGGTAGGTATGCTGTTCCGTTTTCATTTGTGGTTATTGTAGTGTTAGTGTTTTGGAATTCTATTGTGATATTGGTGTATTCGTAAGGAATGTTGTTGGTGTCTGTAAGGTTTACCCGCACATATCCTGTTTTTCCGCTTTCAAGTTTCTGTGTCTCCAGAGTCAATACTGGATTTCCTTCAATGTTTATTGTGGTGTTCCATGTGCTTACAGAGTATGTGTCATCTCCATCATAATGTACATATATATAATTAGTTCCTCTTTTAAATTTGATTTCAGTGTTAATAACACCCTCTGTAAGGTTTAAAATGGTTTTGTCATTGTTGATGAATATTATCACTTCACCGGTACAGTTTAAAGGATCGGTTTGTATTTCCATATGGCCTGTCAGATTAATGTTTTGTGTTAACTGGACTGTTAGTTTGGATGTTATTCTTGAAACACTGAAAGTGGTTGAGGCATTTGATGCAGCATACTTTCTATCGCCCGGATAGTATACAGTTACATGATAGGTTCCCTCTTCGAGATCAGTCAATGTAATTGGTGTCATGGTATTGTTTATGAAAATATTTCGTGTTTCATTGTTGATTTGAAGAATTGCATCTCCACGAACATCACCCGGATTTATTGTAATGTTTAATGTTGCATTTTCACCTTTTTTAATATCTGCAATTTCAACAGTTAAATTGGTCTTCCATTTACTAACAATAAATAATGTACTTGCACTGCATCCTGTGTAGTATTCATCTTCATCGATGATTAATGTAAGGTTGTATATACCCACTCCTCTGTTGATTGTTTGTGTTATTGTATCTGTCACTGCGAGGTCTTTTATTTTTTTACCATCGATGTATAATGTTCCGTATAATCTTGCAGTGTCTGGTGTGAGCTTTATTGTTATTGTTCCAGTTTGACTGTATTTAACTTCAGGGGCAGTTATATTAACTGCTGTCGGTATTTTAAATATTGTGAAATTATAATATTTTTTAAGTATTTTGAAGTATTCGCTGTCTCCGTTATATTCAATTTTAATGGTATAATTTCCCGGCTTAAAATTGCTTGGTACTGTGAAATCACATTCGCCGTCAGTTAAGTTTACATTGTATTTTTGGTTGTTTAATGTTAGTGTAATGTTTCCTGTTGGGGTTGTAAGGTTTCCTGCAATCTTGATTTTGAAAGTTATATTATTTCCATCATTATAAGTGATATTATTGTTGTTGTAGGTTACTAACATTTCTGCAGATTCTTTTCCCACATCAATGAGTGCTGCTGTTCTGTAGTTTAGAATATTTGCATAAATCAGATATTCTCCTTTGATATTTGTATAGTTGAAATTGAATGTGTAGTAATCATTTAATATTGTAGTAATGTTTATGTATTCTCCGTTTTCATTGATGGTGTTTATTGTTGTGTTAAATCCTTTTTGCGGCAATTTGTCCCAGTCATTAAATATGATTGTGTTTTCACCATTTGTCACTCCTAAAGTTAAGGTAATATTTTTAGTTTCATTAAGTTTTATCGGATAATAATCATTTTCAAATGCTGGAGTGAAGTAATAGTTAAAATCTGCATTACGTATAATTCTCCAATCAGGTGTTATGGTGAAGTAATTATAGTTTACATTGCTTGTTCCATCATTATATAAAAAAGTAGCTGGTGCAGAACCATACATTGCAGTATAAATACTTGCTTTTAATAAAAAACAATACATTACAGTTATTCTCCCGTCATTGTAAATATTTGCTGCACCAATACCTCCATTTTGAGGATAATAACTTGAAAGGGCATTATTATCAAATATGCAACTTAATACATTCATTGTACCATGATTTTTTATTGTTCCATAATAAATGAAGTTGGCAGCAAAATCGTCACCATAGGCAGTGACGGTTATGGTATTGTCTTTAATTGTTGAGTAGGATAGTGTTATTTCTCCAGTTTTTTCATTAATTATTGACCGACCATTATTTATTAAGTTTGTTTGTGTTATTGTCATTTTATTTTCATTTGATATTGCTTGTCCGGATTGTGAAATTGTTGAACCAGTAATATTTAATGTTCCTGTATTATATGCTACACTTCCATATGTTGCTGAACATTTTGTCATGCTGGAGCTGTTAATGGTTAATGTTCCGGTATTGTATATTCCTCCATTGCCTTTGGTGTTTATGTTTGAGATGTTTGTTTGTGTTATTGTTAGTGTTCCTGTATTGTATATTGCCCCTCCGTTGCTTCCGGTGATTTTATTAAATATTGAATTTTCGATTTTAATTATATTGTTGTTGTATATTGATCCTCCATTTATGGTTTTGGTATTTGTAGTAGTTATGTAATTGTTATAAGTATAGTTTTTGTTTAATTGTTGGTTTGTATTTTTGATATAGATTGATTTGGTGTTTGCAGGATGAATGTTTTCAAATATTGTATTTTTTAGTGTAATTTCTCCGTCATTATAAATTATTCTAGAATCAATATTTGTAAAGTTCACATTTTCTGCCGTTAATGTTGCTTTGTTGTAGATTATTCCCTCCCAATTATCAGGGTCACTTGGCAATTGATATGGCACATATTGGTTATTGTTAAATGTGGTGTTAATTATTTTTAGTATATTGTTGTTGTTTATCAGTCCTTTATTGTTGGTTTGGGGTCTTGTTTGGTAGAATTGATTAATATCTTCTATTTTACAATTAATGATTTCTAATTCGGCAGCATTATTTATTAATCCAAGACTATTGTCTTTAAATGTACAGTTTATTAATTTTAAATTTCCTTTGTTTGATATGATATAATTATTGTTACCGTCGAATGTTAAGTTGATTAATGTTACTTGTGAATTAGAGTTTATTTCAAGTAGTGTTTGTGTTTTTTGAAGAATGAATTGTGCATTGTTTCCAGTAATTGTGATATTTTTATTTATTGCGATTGTTTGAGTTATGTCTTGTATTAATTGTATATTGTTTAGGTTAATTGTTCCATTGTTTTTTGCTAGTTCTAATGCTTTTTGTAGGGATCGTATGCTATTGTTCCATGTTTCATTGGAGTTGTAAGTGTTATCTATGTTTATTTGTGTAATGTTTAAGTTTGTTAATATTATTTTTTCAATGTTTTCAAATTTTAAGGTGTTGGAGTATTCTCCGAATAATGATGTTGTTAAATAACTATCTGGATGTACTGTATAGTTAAATGGCACATCAGCAACGTATGTGGTACTGGTTTGTAATTCGGGTAGGTTCTGCTCGCCAATGTTTATTTTTTTTATTATTGTATTGTTTTCATAGACATTAATATCATAGGTTTTAAATTCACCATCATGTACTGGTGTTATGAATGAAAAATGCATATTTATGGTTATA
It includes:
- the xerA gene encoding site-specific tyrosine recombinase/integron integrase, whose amino-acid sequence is MKDELIRLIKTKMEPHLSEIQIYELNRNLRVILNDFEVVKIDKNLPVDVSKENQKLLVSFLSAKEIEGCSQKTITYYKNTIVKMLDEVNLKIENIATDDLRKYLSDYKNQSNVSKSTIDNIRRVLSSFFSWLEDEDYIVKNPVRRIHRIKTKNAVKEVLSDENFEVLRDNCNNLRDLAIIELLASTGIRVGELVNLNINDVSFNERECLVLGKGESERIVYFDAKTKIHLQKYLESRDDDNPALFVSLRKPHNRIGIIGVEKRMRKLGRVSNIKKVHPHKFRRTMATKAIDKGMPIEQVQRLLGHVQIDTTMQYAMVNQSNVKIAHKKFIG
- a CDS encoding ATP-binding protein, encoding MKEIIPLIDNELIKVITGIRRCGKSYMLGLIKEELLKRGVKEHNIIIINFDSKKYKNINNNNELDKIVEKSIKNKKGKVYLFFDEIQNVGKWERSIAGYKIDYDCDIYITGSNSNLLSGELATHLTGRYYEIKMYPFSYQEFLDFHQKSSSLDMFNEYLQYGGMPQTFLLEDTQKINYLDDLFNSIFYKDIVKRYQIRDIDILERLTTFIFDNIGNIFSASSIAEYYKEEMNIKISNKTITNYLKYLENACFIKKVKREDLEGKSILKFNEKYYVTDHGFCEAKAKGNIDNIGRVMENIVYFEFLRRGWKITIGKTKNYEVDFVCRKHKQTIYIQVSYILENDETIEREFRPFSKIKDHYPKYIITMDQFDRSRDGVKHINLLDFLTNDKLI
- a CDS encoding right-handed parallel beta-helix repeat-containing protein, whose protein sequence is MEIIRKAFELMFMALLLSFVLISCVSAQENTTDSNQTSMDADDMLSLDNQQTELTIEPDTPDLVINMTQDNYKNYIKRGMLKNNYANAKIFITEDMEDCGVFNIMADNVIINGNNHTLKNIAFCIWANNVTLNNFTLVETTGLEDNDYAAIELWKASNTKICNVNIDYNASRNSDAYGIFSQGTKYDMINNLTVVNCTINFRSDNRGEGRAFAVRLEYSPNALFLNNTINAELPLRTVAFQSTTAVLESEFALAVGISNCNNLTFTDNVINANVNVRPECAYPTLDSVFICDSHDCNITNNRITLKDDITYKDEANYLYAFDIYRADNMLIEGNDIHVETKGGAFAAGTAYPIQLTGPASDVLIKYNEIYTKSNGPNIGIYSHNFNGDNYITILNNHINVTGRAGNHSWALVAGIESQDNNDIIMNNLIEVHNIQAVGKEDNIYGISYSQKTDSTHSYRVVNNTVISDGYYVSHMLDADNTTVTNNTLVRTDKYADTNYDPFKRGDSIGADTDAAKNNYFSGNRVITIFEYDLERQSNEIDGGDEFNYVPPENVNGYTNVINGSGIAPQKPGFPGGNPLISGGDGTGAFNTGGNNAGGFTTPDSADGDNGYNGLPDLSGDDGKSLSTKRNLGGEENVQNSFSNEGTTSNSYNSNMIVPNQNSTATDPSVEGVSSSGSSKSSGSSSAGAAGSSGASQDTSKAYEITKNIVEDSDSMIKFIGLAVVCEILLVIGYKRRENEEY
- a CDS encoding Ig-like domain repeat protein, whose amino-acid sequence is MKLKKYLLILIILFIILNITCINATENNTVELELNNDNVINITENTQNSPENNLLSQNINNQTPQQEILTQNNNEDTLSSFIPYSTQITLTVNDTTDFETTGNITINMHFSFITPVHDGEFKTYDINVYENNTIIKKINIGEQNLPELQTSTTYVADVPFNYTVHPDSYLTTSLFGEYSNTLKFENIEKIILTNLNITQINIDNTYNSNETWNNSIRSLQKALELAKNNGTINLNNIQLIQDITQTIAINKNITITGNNAQFILQKTQTLLEINSNSQVTLINLTFDGNNNYIISNKGNLKLINCTFKDNSLGLINNAAELEIINCKIEDINQFYQTRPQTNNKGLINNNNILKIINTTFNNNQYVPYQLPSDPDNWEGIIYNKATLTAENVNFTNIDSRIIYNDGEITLKNTIFENIHPANTKSIYIKNTNQQLNKNYTYNNYITTTNTKTINGGSIYNNNIIKIENSIFNKITGSNGGAIYNTGTLTITQTNISNINTKGNGGIYNTGTLTINSSSMTKCSATYGSVAYNTGTLNITGSTISQSGQAISNENKMTITQTNLINNGRSIINEKTGEITLSYSTIKDNTITVTAYGDDFAANFIYYGTIKNHGTMNVLSCIFDNNALSSYYPQNGGIGAANIYNDGRITVMYCFLLKASIYTAMYGSAPATFLYNDGTSNVNYNYFTITPDWRIIRNADFNYYFTPAFENDYYPIKLNETKNITLTLGVTNGENTIIFNDWDKLPQKGFNTTINTINENGEYINITTILNDYYTFNFNYTNIKGEYLIYANILNYRTAALIDVGKESAEMLVTYNNNNITYNDGNNITFKIKIAGNLTTPTGNITLTLNNQKYNVNLTDGECDFTVPSNFKPGNYTIKIEYNGDSEYFKILKKYYNFTIFKIPTAVNITAPEVKYSQTGTITIKLTPDTARLYGTLYIDGKKIKDLAVTDTITQTINRGVGIYNLTLIIDEDEYYTGCSASTLFIVSKWKTNLTVEIADIKKGENATLNITINPGDVRGDAILQINNETRNIFINNTMTPITLTDLEEGTYHVTVYYPGDRKYAASNASTTFSVSRITSKLTVQLTQNINLTGHMEIQTDPLNCTGEVIIFINNDKTILNLTEGVINTEIKFKRGTNYIYVHYDGDDTYSVSTWNTTINIEGNPVLTLETQKLESGKTGYVRVNLTDTNNIPYEYTNITIEFQNTNTTITTNENGTAYLPINTQTGTYTIKATYQNATITKNITVKTLTQIKVNIQNINQADDLLVYATLTDSNNNKLNGEIVLEINGNYYKIIITNGAGSRNLGEFQTGTYTYTATYPENNILYSTNTTGSFKVNKDSYKITGNTDITQYYGATKYYKIRLTNNNQPVKNEIITVTINKNTVKIKTDNNGYATLKLSLKAGKYTITATYKNVKASNKITVKPTLITKNKKIKKGKTLTYTAKLLNKNGKPLKNKKITFKIKGKKYKAKTNKKGIAKIKIKNLKAGKYKIITTYGKQKNTNTITVKK